The Malus sylvestris chromosome 12, drMalSylv7.2, whole genome shotgun sequence genome contains a region encoding:
- the LOC126594007 gene encoding auxin-responsive protein IAA3-like: protein MAMFAQDLEATELRLGLPGTKDSEQNTYSTTLISKSNKRPLQPDMNDEDNDSSSAKRSDQQISQPPPSKAQVVGWPPVRSYRKTCLQAKKTEAEAAGIYVKISMDGAPYLRKIDLKVYRGYTELLKALEDMFKFKVGDYCEKDLGYNNRSEFVPTYEDRDGDWMLLGDVPWEMFIASCKRLRIMKGSEAKGLGCCPL, encoded by the exons ATGGCAATGTTTGCGCAGGATCTTGAAGCCACAGAGCTAAGATTAGGGTTACCGGGCACCAAGGATTCCGAGCAGAACACATATTCTACTACTTTGATTAGCAAGAGCAACAAAAGACCACTGCAACCCGACATGAACGACGAAGACAATGATTCTTCATCCGCCAAAAGATCCGACCAGCAAATTTCTCAGCCTCCACCTTCCaa GGCACAAGTAGTAGGGTGGCCGCCGGTGAGATCATACCGGAAAACCTGCCTCCAAGCGAAGAAAACCGAGGCGGAGGCAGCCGGGATTTATGTCAAGATAAGCATGGATGGAGCTCCTTATCTAAGAAAGATAGATTTGAAGGTGTACAGAGGGTATACTGAACTGCTTAAAGCGTTGGAAGACATGTTCAAGTTCAAAGTTGGTGATTATTGTGAGAAGGATTTAGGGTACAATAACAGATCAGAATTTGTACCTACTTATGAAGACAGAGATGGAGATTGGATGCTGCTTGGAGATGTTCCGTGGGAGATGTTCATCGCCTCGTGCAAGAGGTTGAGAATCATGAAGGGTTCGGAAGCGAAAGGCTTAGGCTGCTGCCCGCTCTGA